In one Modestobacter sp. L9-4 genomic region, the following are encoded:
- a CDS encoding AraC family transcriptional regulator: MYRVEEQPRDGFDEAFAALHGDHDVLLTAAGSPGRGRLVSQQSDRYRLASCGGGDQRIARSSRHVRRDPRGTYELLVPLRGRAVVGTGGSTATLSAGTAVLCDVDRPLRLSHGADFESLALVVPQLEVTSRDRGLEAAASVIDTSRGIGALVRQLAVSLHGERDALDQQAFDASCDGLLDLAALAAGGADRAPEAQHSSVLDAVRGHVRAHAHEPDLDVQQVARALGWSARHVQGVLQAAGTTARDLIRTQRLELARARLTSAQWADVTVADIASASGFSTHSMFSTAFRAEFGLTPSAARAHRPPRDRPGSAG, translated from the coding sequence GTGTACCGGGTGGAGGAACAGCCGCGCGACGGCTTCGACGAGGCGTTCGCCGCGCTGCACGGCGACCACGACGTCCTGCTCACCGCGGCCGGGAGCCCCGGGCGCGGCCGGCTGGTGTCGCAGCAGAGCGACCGGTACCGGCTCGCCTCGTGCGGCGGGGGAGACCAGCGCATCGCCCGCAGCTCGAGGCACGTCCGCCGCGACCCCCGCGGCACCTACGAGCTGCTCGTGCCGCTGCGCGGGAGGGCGGTGGTGGGCACCGGCGGCAGCACAGCGACGCTGTCGGCCGGGACGGCCGTGCTGTGCGACGTCGACCGGCCGCTGCGCCTGTCGCACGGCGCGGACTTCGAGTCCCTCGCTCTGGTCGTGCCCCAGCTCGAGGTCACCTCCCGCGACCGGGGGCTGGAGGCCGCCGCCTCGGTCATCGACACCAGCAGGGGCATCGGTGCGCTGGTGCGGCAGCTGGCGGTGTCCCTGCACGGCGAGCGGGACGCGCTCGACCAGCAGGCCTTCGACGCCTCCTGCGACGGCCTGCTCGACCTCGCCGCGCTGGCCGCCGGGGGCGCCGACCGGGCCCCGGAGGCCCAGCACAGCTCGGTGCTCGACGCCGTCCGCGGCCACGTGCGCGCGCACGCCCACGAGCCCGACCTCGACGTCCAGCAGGTCGCGCGGGCCCTGGGCTGGTCCGCGCGGCACGTCCAGGGGGTGCTCCAGGCCGCGGGCACCACCGCCCGCGACCTGATCCGCACCCAGCGGCTGGAGCTGGCCCGCGCGCGGCTGACCAGCGCCCAGTGGGCCGACGTGACCGTCGCCGACATCGCCTCGGCCAGTGGGTTCAGCACCCACTCGATGTTCTCCACCGCCTTCCGCGCCGAGTTCGGGCTCACGCCGTCGGCCGCGCGTGCGCACCGTCCGCCGCGGGACCGGCCGGGCAGCGCGGGGTGA
- a CDS encoding MBL fold metallo-hydrolase encodes MSSGSVVPQEVADDVFRVDGGLVNWYLLRDGRDLTLVDAGYPGDAGAVLASIAVLGHRPGDVRALLLTHAHADHIGAATALAVHGVPVWCSPEEVPHARREFLQQVTPGMLLPHLWRPSVLGWALGAVTHGGLRSVAVPALPFPAPGPLDLPGAPVPVATPGHTVGHTAYLLPGAGAVLTGDTLVTGHPTVRRVGPQLLPEFFDHDRAGAVRALGALAALDADLLLPGHGRPLRTPVTRAVELAADAA; translated from the coding sequence GTGAGCAGCGGCAGCGTGGTGCCCCAGGAGGTGGCCGACGACGTGTTCCGCGTCGACGGCGGGCTGGTCAACTGGTACCTGCTGCGCGACGGTCGGGACCTCACCCTCGTCGACGCCGGCTACCCCGGGGACGCCGGTGCGGTGCTGGCCTCGATCGCGGTCCTCGGCCACCGGCCCGGCGACGTCCGGGCGCTGCTGCTCACCCACGCCCACGCCGACCACATCGGTGCCGCGACCGCCCTCGCCGTCCACGGGGTGCCGGTCTGGTGCTCCCCGGAGGAGGTGCCGCACGCCCGCCGGGAGTTCCTGCAGCAGGTGACCCCGGGGATGCTGCTGCCCCACCTGTGGCGCCCGAGCGTGCTCGGCTGGGCGCTCGGCGCCGTCACCCACGGCGGCCTGCGGTCGGTCGCCGTCCCGGCGCTGCCCTTCCCGGCGCCGGGGCCGCTGGACCTGCCCGGCGCACCGGTGCCGGTGGCGACCCCCGGGCACACCGTCGGGCACACCGCCTACCTCCTGCCCGGCGCCGGTGCCGTGCTCACCGGCGACACGCTGGTCACCGGGCACCCCACCGTGCGCCGGGTCGGGCCGCAGCTGCTCCCGGAGTTCTTCGACCACGACCGGGCCGGGGCGGTGCGGGCGCTGGGCGCGCTGGCCGCCCTGGACGCCGACCTGCTCCTGCCCGGTCACGGCCGGCCGCTGCGGACACCCGTCACCCGGGCCGTGGAACTGGCCGCCGACGCGGCCTGA
- a CDS encoding SDR family oxidoreductase produces MTNEIDHRGRTALVTGASSGIGAAFARTLAARGSTVVLVARREAELTRLATELHRAHGVATHVVVADLSAPDAAEQVAAAVADLGLEVDVLVNNAGFSAYGPFVAADPRRDRDMITVGTTAYVGLTHQFLPAMVARGDGVVVNVSSAGAFQALPYQLVYSATKAFVQAFTEGLWAENRGSGVRITAVCPAAVDTEYFQVLGGHEEAAFGRPISPDRVVEAALDAVDRDRMYTVVGLRWKVTVWSLRLFTRRRNALTYERLSRPRVRAAA; encoded by the coding sequence ATGACGAACGAGATCGACCACCGAGGCCGGACCGCACTGGTGACCGGCGCCTCGTCGGGCATCGGCGCGGCCTTCGCCCGGACGCTGGCCGCACGCGGGAGCACCGTGGTGCTGGTCGCCCGGCGGGAGGCCGAGCTCACCCGGCTGGCCACCGAGCTGCACCGGGCGCACGGCGTGGCCACCCACGTGGTGGTCGCCGACCTCAGCGCACCGGACGCCGCCGAGCAGGTCGCCGCCGCCGTCGCCGACCTGGGCCTGGAGGTGGACGTGCTGGTCAACAACGCCGGCTTCTCCGCCTACGGTCCCTTCGTCGCCGCCGACCCGCGGCGCGACCGGGACATGATCACCGTCGGCACGACCGCCTACGTCGGCCTGACCCACCAGTTCCTGCCGGCGATGGTGGCCCGCGGCGACGGCGTGGTGGTGAACGTGTCCTCCGCGGGGGCGTTCCAGGCGCTGCCCTACCAGCTCGTCTACTCCGCGACGAAGGCGTTCGTGCAGGCCTTCACCGAGGGGCTGTGGGCGGAGAACCGCGGCTCCGGGGTCCGGATCACCGCCGTGTGCCCGGCCGCGGTCGACACCGAGTACTTCCAGGTGCTCGGCGGGCACGAGGAGGCCGCCTTCGGCCGCCCGATCAGCCCCGACCGGGTGGTGGAGGCCGCGCTGGACGCGGTGGACCGCGACCGCATGTACACGGTCGTCGGGCTGCGGTGGAAGGTGACCGTCTGGTCGCTGCGTCTGTTCACCCGCCGGCGCAACGCCCTGACCTACGAGCGGCTGAGCCGGCCCAGGGTGCGCGCCGCGGCGTGA
- the wrbA gene encoding NAD(P)H:quinone oxidoreductase: MPTKIAVIYYSSTGNVHQLAAAIAEGAASAGAEVRLRRVPETAPAGAIASNPLWQAHVDATAGQVEEATPADMEWADGYALGSPTRFGTPAAQMKQFIDTLGGLWFTGKLANKGATAFTSAQNTHGGNESTILTFFNIFTHFGAVIVPPGYTDPLLFAAGGNPYGSSTSSGGQSATASAEELEAARYQGRRLAEMTAKIVA, from the coding sequence GTGCCCACCAAGATCGCAGTCATCTACTACTCGTCCACCGGCAACGTGCACCAGCTGGCCGCCGCCATCGCCGAGGGCGCCGCCTCCGCCGGTGCCGAGGTCCGGCTGCGCCGCGTCCCCGAGACCGCCCCGGCCGGGGCCATCGCCTCCAACCCGCTGTGGCAGGCGCACGTCGACGCCACCGCCGGCCAGGTCGAGGAGGCCACGCCGGCCGACATGGAGTGGGCCGACGGCTACGCCCTGGGCTCCCCCACCCGCTTCGGCACGCCGGCCGCGCAGATGAAGCAGTTCATCGACACCCTCGGCGGCCTGTGGTTCACCGGCAAGCTGGCCAACAAGGGCGCCACCGCCTTCACCAGCGCGCAGAACACCCACGGCGGCAACGAGTCGACGATCCTCACCTTCTTCAACATCTTCACGCACTTCGGCGCCGTCATCGTGCCGCCCGGCTACACCGACCCGCTGCTGTTCGCCGCCGGTGGCAACCCCTACGGCTCCTCCACCTCCTCCGGCGGCCAGTCGGCCACCGCGTCCGCGGAGGAGCTGGAGGCCGCCCGCTACCAGGGCCGCCGGCTCGCGGAGATGACCGCCAAGATCGTCGCCTGA
- a CDS encoding LuxR family transcriptional regulator, producing MAPERLALVAELRRRATGAGTRTLLVGEPGIGKSTVLALTVADARAAGAVVLSARAAGTGGQPFAGLIDLLHPLREAELDALPPVQRVALEVALARRPADRPLPPTALRTAVASWVDGLLVNAPVCLAVDDWPELDPETAAVVRHVLTRPPRDGRAPALLATQALYGALSGAQDRVEADLFRPSDVLGVPPLSVGSLAELVTERTGRRWDPTVLGELHRVTAGNPLWAAELSHPQLGSLASSPDVGTPASLTGVLATRIGGLTGAARTALAVVAALGRVAPERLTTVVPDGRRALLDALDAGVLHLTPQGVEPVHPLVGAAALEACGAADRPGLHRLIAAVATTAGERAHHLDLAVPPGPDAEVAAALDEGAAESRAHGATAAALDQTLRALERSPSGPGARDSRAVAVAELAFAAGDLDRVLDLEGLALADLPGDLLDRVLPLLVEAEVVRYGEQRAHDLLARLAGQLPAEPVALAVLDTYRAEDGSRPMPERDRLAESAVAVLTREQRAPSTLHRALTTLVQLRLDQGLGLDRALLDRAAALEHGLPLVSVLDSTRAVLGRSAYQVDDLGTSTTVLEQLVEEATAGGEEAHASFFGHHLALVAVLGGDRPRAEQLLAALEHTPPWAEAAPPFVVRARGVLALATGDPDELQAVLDGPGRSGSSAVHAWTRLALQGMAAARDGRWAEAVEPLTAARRLADAAGVRDPGRRLWLDVDLAETLCALDRPDEAEEVAARLAEVAAGGDRPLVSGQLLRVRGLVAGVRGEAAVAQQLLEESVALLAPTGYRREHGRSLLELGRVLRRRRARARAQALLQQARAVAGDAGDVPLQRRAEQLLGTGGPAGPTGLTASEQRIAQAVAAGASNREIAAAQFVSVRTVESHLAAVYRKLGVTSRTRLARALAETRGPRLGV from the coding sequence GTGGCGCCCGAACGCCTGGCGCTGGTGGCCGAGCTGCGGCGGCGGGCGACCGGGGCGGGCACCCGCACCCTGCTGGTCGGCGAGCCGGGGATCGGCAAGAGCACGGTGCTGGCGCTCACCGTGGCCGACGCCCGCGCGGCCGGCGCGGTCGTCCTCTCCGCCCGTGCCGCGGGGACCGGCGGGCAGCCCTTCGCCGGGCTGATCGACCTCCTGCACCCGCTGCGGGAGGCCGAGCTCGACGCCCTGCCGCCGGTCCAGCGGGTGGCCCTGGAGGTGGCCCTCGCCCGCCGGCCGGCCGACCGCCCGCTGCCGCCCACCGCGCTGCGCACCGCCGTGGCGTCCTGGGTCGACGGCCTGCTCGTCAACGCGCCGGTCTGCCTGGCGGTCGACGACTGGCCGGAGCTGGACCCGGAGACGGCCGCGGTGGTGCGGCACGTGCTCACCCGGCCGCCCCGCGACGGGCGTGCCCCGGCCCTGCTGGCCACCCAGGCCCTGTACGGGGCGCTGTCCGGCGCCCAGGACCGGGTCGAGGCCGACCTGTTCCGCCCCTCCGACGTCCTGGGCGTGCCGCCGCTGTCGGTGGGCTCCCTCGCCGAGCTGGTCACCGAGCGGACCGGACGCCGGTGGGACCCCACCGTCCTCGGCGAGCTGCACCGGGTCACCGCGGGCAACCCGCTGTGGGCCGCCGAGCTCAGCCACCCCCAGCTGGGCTCCCTCGCCTCCTCACCCGACGTCGGCACCCCGGCGTCCCTGACCGGCGTGCTCGCCACCCGCATCGGCGGGCTCACCGGCGCTGCCCGGACGGCGCTGGCCGTCGTCGCCGCGCTCGGCCGGGTCGCGCCCGAGCGGCTGACCACCGTGGTGCCCGACGGCCGGCGCGCGCTCCTCGACGCCCTGGACGCCGGCGTCCTGCACCTCACCCCGCAGGGGGTCGAGCCGGTGCACCCGCTGGTGGGCGCGGCGGCGCTGGAGGCGTGCGGCGCCGCCGACCGGCCGGGCCTGCACCGGCTGATCGCCGCGGTGGCGACCACGGCCGGCGAGCGCGCCCACCACCTCGACCTCGCCGTCCCACCCGGCCCCGACGCGGAGGTCGCCGCCGCCCTCGACGAGGGCGCGGCCGAGTCCCGGGCGCACGGCGCCACCGCGGCGGCGCTGGACCAGACCCTGCGCGCCCTGGAGCGCAGCCCGTCGGGCCCGGGCGCCCGGGACTCCCGCGCGGTCGCGGTCGCCGAGCTCGCGTTCGCCGCCGGCGACCTGGACCGGGTGCTGGACCTGGAGGGGCTGGCGCTGGCCGACCTCCCCGGTGACCTGCTCGACCGCGTCCTGCCGCTGCTGGTGGAGGCCGAGGTGGTCCGCTACGGCGAGCAGCGGGCGCACGACCTGCTCGCCCGGCTGGCCGGGCAGCTGCCCGCCGAGCCCGTGGCCCTCGCCGTCCTGGACACCTACCGGGCCGAGGACGGCTCCCGGCCGATGCCCGAGCGGGACCGCCTCGCCGAGTCCGCCGTCGCCGTCCTCACCCGGGAGCAGCGGGCACCGAGCACCCTGCACCGCGCGCTGACCACCCTGGTGCAGCTGCGCCTGGACCAGGGCCTCGGGCTGGACCGCGCGCTGCTGGACCGCGCGGCCGCGCTGGAGCACGGCCTGCCGCTGGTCAGCGTGCTCGACAGCACCCGGGCGGTGCTGGGCCGCTCCGCCTACCAGGTCGACGACCTCGGCACCTCCACCACGGTGCTGGAACAGCTCGTCGAGGAGGCCACCGCCGGCGGCGAGGAGGCCCATGCCTCCTTCTTCGGCCACCACCTGGCACTGGTCGCCGTGCTGGGCGGCGACCGGCCGCGGGCGGAGCAGCTGCTCGCCGCGCTGGAGCACACCCCACCGTGGGCCGAGGCCGCACCGCCGTTCGTCGTCCGGGCCCGGGGCGTGCTGGCGCTGGCGACCGGGGACCCCGACGAGCTGCAGGCCGTGCTGGACGGGCCGGGCCGCTCGGGCAGCAGCGCCGTGCACGCCTGGACCCGGCTGGCCCTGCAGGGCATGGCCGCGGCCCGGGACGGGCGGTGGGCGGAGGCGGTGGAGCCGCTGACCGCGGCCCGCCGGCTGGCCGACGCCGCGGGCGTCCGCGACCCGGGACGCCGGCTGTGGCTGGACGTCGACCTGGCCGAGACGCTGTGCGCGCTGGACCGGCCCGACGAGGCCGAGGAGGTCGCGGCCCGGCTGGCGGAGGTGGCAGCCGGGGGCGACCGCCCCCTGGTGTCCGGGCAGCTGCTGCGCGTCCGCGGGCTGGTGGCCGGGGTGCGCGGCGAGGCGGCCGTGGCCCAGCAGCTGCTCGAGGAGTCGGTCGCACTGCTGGCCCCCACCGGGTACCGGCGCGAGCACGGCCGCAGCCTGCTGGAGCTGGGACGGGTCCTGCGGCGGCGCCGGGCCCGCGCGCGGGCGCAGGCGCTCCTCCAGCAGGCCCGGGCGGTCGCCGGTGACGCCGGGGACGTCCCGCTGCAGCGGCGGGCCGAGCAGCTGCTGGGCACCGGTGGGCCGGCCGGGCCGACCGGTCTCACGGCGTCGGAGCAGCGGATCGCGCAGGCGGTGGCCGCGGGGGCCAGCAACCGTGAGATCGCGGCGGCGCAGTTCGTCAGCGTGCGCACGGTGGAGAGCCACCTGGCCGCGGTCTACCGCAAGCTCGGGGTCACCAGCCGCACCCGGCTGGCCCGGGCGCTGGCCGAGACGCGCGGGCCCCGGCTCGGCGTCTGA